A single genomic interval of Sinorhizobium garamanticum harbors:
- a CDS encoding NepR family anti-sigma factor, translating to MRYKSGAGRPIGTSSSSGNPNAQIAAKLKALYQSVQEEAIPARFLDLLEKLDAAEQHSTLQSQSVLQGRE from the coding sequence ATGAGATATAAATCAGGGGCAGGGCGGCCGATTGGCACAAGCTCTTCGAGCGGTAATCCAAATGCACAGATCGCAGCGAAGCTGAAGGCGCTCTATCAATCAGTGCAGGAAGAGGCCATTCCAGCACGGTTTCTCGATCTGCTGGAAAAGCTGGACGCGGCGGAACAGCACTCAACTCTGCAAAGCCAATCGGTTCTGCAAGGGAGGGAGTAG
- a CDS encoding FGGY-family carbohydrate kinase: MREYVVAVDIGTGSARAGIFDRKGKLLARADRPIAMNRPEENHAEQDSEDIWAAVCGAVKAARGHAGVAAENVAAIGFDATCSLVVRDRDGAQLSVNRAGDARWDTIVWLDHRALKEADFCTSTEHPVLHHSGRVMSPEMEMPKLMWLKRNLPAQWERAGYFFDLADYMSWRATGSAARSRCTLTAKWNYLAHKERGWQPDYLEQIGLADLLDRGGLPEETLPVGTAVGRLTETAAEELGLDAECYVAPGLIDAYAGALGVLGRFAAEPANLERQLALIAGTSSCIVAFSREMKPGFGMWGPYFEAVLPGCWLVEGGQSATGALLDHIVRVHGGGREPTAETHMKIIGRVQELRALHGPGFADRLHVLPDFHGNRSPLADPHALGVISGLALDSSFDGLCRLYWRTCVAIALGIRHILEMMNEAGYNLDTLHVTGGHVRNPLLIELYCDATGCRVVAPETPDAVLLGTAMAAAVAGGLYSDLAKAGTAMASGGQERLPDAASRHLYDRDYRRFLALYRHRAELEAME, encoded by the coding sequence ATGCGCGAATATGTCGTCGCGGTCGATATCGGCACCGGTAGCGCCCGTGCCGGCATTTTTGACCGGAAAGGCAAGCTTCTCGCGCGGGCCGACAGGCCGATTGCCATGAACCGGCCGGAAGAAAACCACGCCGAGCAGGATTCCGAGGACATCTGGGCGGCGGTCTGCGGGGCGGTCAAGGCGGCACGCGGCCACGCCGGCGTCGCTGCGGAGAATGTCGCGGCGATCGGTTTCGACGCGACCTGCTCGCTGGTCGTGCGCGACCGTGACGGCGCACAGCTTTCAGTCAATCGTGCCGGTGACGCGCGCTGGGACACGATCGTCTGGCTCGATCACCGAGCGCTCAAGGAGGCCGATTTCTGCACGTCGACAGAACATCCCGTCCTTCACCATTCCGGCCGCGTGATGTCGCCGGAGATGGAAATGCCGAAGCTGATGTGGCTGAAGCGAAACCTTCCAGCGCAATGGGAAAGGGCCGGTTATTTCTTCGATCTGGCGGATTACATGTCCTGGCGCGCGACGGGCAGCGCGGCGCGTTCGCGTTGCACGCTCACGGCAAAATGGAACTATCTCGCGCATAAGGAGAGAGGCTGGCAGCCGGACTATCTCGAACAGATCGGCCTTGCGGACCTTCTCGATCGAGGGGGATTGCCCGAGGAAACCCTGCCCGTCGGCACTGCGGTTGGGCGCCTGACCGAGACGGCAGCGGAAGAGCTCGGCCTCGACGCGGAATGCTACGTTGCACCAGGGCTGATCGATGCCTATGCCGGCGCGCTCGGTGTGCTCGGCAGATTTGCCGCCGAGCCCGCAAATCTCGAACGGCAACTCGCCCTCATCGCCGGCACATCGAGCTGCATTGTCGCCTTTTCACGCGAGATGAAGCCTGGCTTCGGCATGTGGGGGCCGTATTTCGAAGCGGTGCTTCCGGGCTGCTGGCTGGTCGAGGGCGGGCAGTCGGCGACGGGCGCGCTCCTCGATCATATCGTGCGCGTGCATGGCGGAGGGCGGGAACCGACCGCGGAAACGCACATGAAGATCATCGGGCGCGTGCAGGAACTGCGCGCGCTGCATGGCCCGGGCTTCGCCGATCGGCTGCACGTCCTTCCCGATTTTCACGGCAACCGGTCGCCACTCGCCGATCCGCACGCGCTCGGCGTCATCAGCGGTCTCGCGCTCGATTCATCGTTCGATGGGCTTTGCCGGCTCTATTGGCGCACCTGCGTCGCCATCGCGCTTGGAATCCGGCACATTCTCGAAATGATGAATGAGGCGGGATACAATCTCGATACGCTGCACGTGACCGGCGGCCATGTGCGCAATCCGTTGCTGATAGAGCTTTATTGCGACGCGACCGGCTGCCGCGTGGTTGCGCCCGAGACGCCCGATGCCGTGCTGCTCGGCACTGCGATGGCGGCTGCTGTTGCCGGCGGGCTTTATTCCGACCTTGCAAAGGCGGGGACAGCAATGGCGTCGGGCGGTCAGGAACGTCTTCCCGATGCTGCATCGCGCCACCTCTACGACCGAGATTATCGGCGGTTTCTGGCACTTTACCGGCATCGCGCGGAGCTGGAAGCGATGGAGTAG
- a CDS encoding response regulator gives MTLSNRIAPLLPYLRRYSRALTGSQTSGDAYVAAVLEALIADTTIFPEASNDRVALFRLYTSLFGSSSVLIPEPVSPFAWEQRASVNLAAVSPLARQAFLLVSVEGFSPNEAAEVLDVDADKLSALLERASQEISRQVATDIMIIEDEPLIAIDIEQMVKSLGHRVTGIARTRDEAIALYKETKPSMVLADIQLADGSSGIDAVNEILKSSAIPVIFITAFPERLLTGERPEPTFLVTKPFNPEMVKALISQALFFNESTKAAA, from the coding sequence ATGACACTGTCCAACCGGATCGCGCCGCTCCTGCCCTATCTGCGCCGTTATTCCCGCGCGCTGACCGGCTCGCAAACGTCGGGTGATGCTTATGTGGCCGCGGTTCTCGAGGCTCTCATCGCAGATACCACGATCTTTCCCGAAGCAAGCAACGACAGGGTCGCCCTGTTTCGTCTTTATACGTCATTGTTCGGGTCATCCTCGGTCCTGATCCCCGAACCGGTTTCACCTTTTGCCTGGGAACAGCGGGCATCGGTCAACCTCGCGGCGGTGTCGCCGCTGGCGCGCCAGGCGTTCCTGCTCGTCTCGGTCGAAGGCTTCAGCCCTAACGAGGCAGCCGAGGTGCTTGATGTCGATGCAGACAAACTGAGCGCGCTTCTCGAGCGGGCATCGCAGGAAATCTCCCGTCAGGTTGCGACCGATATCATGATCATCGAGGACGAACCGCTGATCGCGATCGACATCGAGCAGATGGTCAAAAGTCTCGGCCATCGCGTCACCGGCATTGCGCGCACCCGGGACGAGGCAATCGCGCTTTACAAGGAAACAAAGCCGAGCATGGTGCTCGCCGACATCCAGTTGGCCGATGGAAGTTCCGGCATAGATGCCGTGAACGAGATCCTGAAGAGCAGCGCCATTCCGGTGATTTTCATCACCGCCTTCCCCGAAAGGCTGTTGACCGGCGAACGGCCCGAACCAACCTTCCTCGTCACGAAGCCCTTCAACCCGGAAATGGTCAAGGCGCTTATCAGCCAGGCGCTCTTCTTCAACGAATCGACGAAGGCGGCCGCCTGA
- a CDS encoding sensor histidine kinase → MREKTEVMLPTVAQVLDARERLGVLHAAVPDMAVPDSDFDGLAKLAASLFSAPIALVSLVDNEWQWFKAAVGTTETRRRCDESFCLHTVADRDGVFVVLDASRHPLFRDRPTVTGAPFLRFYAGASILLDGQAVGTVCVFDVAPRKEIAPKLIDELRRIAGIAASLLKLKDEARRRALKEAALSREEQRLAMALDAANVGSWLWDIRAGTVAGNSAMMRMFGLSAEHSVGARAIFAAIHPDDRIATFSKLRQAMAANEEYDGMFRIRDSGRWLLGRGRVHDRDGKGAPLTFLGMTIDVTDQQASVQRTRLLLKELNHRVKNTLAMLQSLARQTLRQTSDPVEFMAAFAGRLQSISDAHGLLSDYEWGTIRLSELISKQLRPYVSDYAEQVEIHKDEILLGPDQAVGLGLVLHELATNALKYGSLSVPKGKVVLTARGVVEDGDSVLHLTWTEVGGPPVREPRRRGFGSILIERSLDKIIGSSVKVEYLPAGVTALIRLPL, encoded by the coding sequence ATGCGCGAGAAGACCGAGGTGATGCTTCCAACGGTAGCGCAAGTGCTCGATGCCCGCGAACGGCTTGGCGTGCTGCATGCCGCGGTGCCTGACATGGCGGTACCGGACAGCGATTTCGACGGCCTTGCGAAGCTCGCGGCAAGCCTGTTCAGCGCCCCAATTGCGCTCGTCAGCCTCGTTGATAATGAATGGCAATGGTTCAAGGCGGCCGTCGGAACGACGGAAACGCGGCGGCGCTGCGACGAATCTTTCTGCCTCCACACGGTCGCGGACCGCGACGGTGTCTTTGTCGTGCTTGATGCATCCCGGCATCCGCTGTTTCGTGATCGGCCAACGGTGACCGGCGCGCCATTCCTGCGTTTCTACGCGGGCGCTTCCATTCTCCTGGACGGCCAGGCGGTCGGCACAGTCTGTGTCTTCGACGTGGCCCCGCGTAAGGAAATCGCGCCGAAACTGATCGATGAGCTTCGCCGGATTGCCGGTATCGCCGCATCACTGCTCAAGCTCAAGGACGAGGCGCGCCGGCGCGCCCTCAAGGAGGCGGCGCTTTCGCGCGAGGAACAGCGCCTTGCCATGGCGCTTGACGCGGCGAATGTCGGCAGTTGGCTTTGGGATATCCGCGCCGGCACGGTCGCGGGCAACAGCGCGATGATGCGCATGTTCGGACTGTCGGCTGAACACTCGGTCGGCGCCAGGGCGATCTTCGCCGCCATCCATCCCGACGACCGTATCGCGACGTTTTCCAAGCTCAGGCAGGCTATGGCGGCGAACGAGGAATATGACGGCATGTTTCGCATCCGCGACAGCGGGCGCTGGCTGCTTGGGCGCGGCAGGGTGCACGACCGCGACGGCAAGGGTGCTCCGCTGACCTTCCTCGGCATGACCATCGATGTCACGGACCAGCAGGCTTCGGTGCAGCGGACGCGGCTTCTGCTCAAGGAACTGAACCACCGCGTCAAGAATACTTTGGCGATGCTGCAGTCGTTGGCGCGTCAGACGCTTCGACAAACGAGCGATCCTGTCGAGTTCATGGCTGCATTCGCCGGTCGTCTTCAGTCCATCTCGGACGCGCACGGGCTGCTCTCCGACTACGAATGGGGCACCATCCGCCTCTCGGAGCTGATATCGAAGCAGTTGCGCCCCTATGTCAGCGACTATGCTGAACAGGTCGAGATCCATAAGGACGAAATCCTGCTAGGCCCCGATCAGGCGGTGGGCCTTGGGCTGGTGCTGCACGAACTGGCGACGAACGCCCTGAAATACGGATCGCTTTCGGTCCCGAAAGGCAAGGTCGTGCTGACCGCGCGCGGTGTCGTCGAAGACGGCGACTCCGTACTACATCTGACCTGGACCGAGGTGGGCGGCCCGCCGGTCCGCGAGCCGAGACGACGTGGCTTCGGTTCGATCCTGATCGAGCGCAGCCTCGACAAGATCATAGGCAGTTCCGTGAAAGTCGAATATCTGCCGGCCGGCGTGACGGCGCTCATCCGGTTGCCGCTTTAA
- a CDS encoding mannitol dehydrogenase family protein, translating into MTTKLSLATLETVKAKAGVPKYGRHDLRAGIVHFGVGNFHRAHQAVYLDDLFNLGLDRDWAIIGAGVLPSDEVMRAKLEAQDFLTTVVEQDNNRTGAHVTGAMIAYLKPGDTPAILAQLASPSIRIVSLTITEGGYFIDPASGVFNPAHPAIVEDGRNPTSPKTVFGLILAGLAERRARGIPPFTVMSCDNIPGNGEVTHAAVAGLARLSDPAFADWIDANVAFPNGMVDRITPATGAREIDFVASEYGIGDAWPVFCEEFKQWVLEDHFPQGRPALEKVGVQFVPDVAPYEHMKIRILNGGHAAIAYPAALLDIHFVHEAMEEPLIRGFLAKLEHDEIIPVIPPVPDTDLNDYYRLIETRFANPKIGDTIPRLAQDGSNRQPKFILPSTADRLRRGEDVIGLSLVSALWCRYFAGKSDSGKDIVFNDASADRLHAAALAAKEDPMAFLALSDIFGDVARSDLFRRRFAHALKTLWEQGTRATLQLYLDDKLEG; encoded by the coding sequence ATGACGACCAAACTCTCCCTTGCCACACTCGAAACAGTTAAGGCCAAGGCCGGCGTTCCGAAATATGGTCGGCACGATCTTCGCGCCGGCATCGTCCATTTCGGCGTCGGCAACTTTCACCGCGCCCACCAGGCCGTCTATCTCGATGATCTCTTCAACCTGGGGCTCGACCGTGACTGGGCGATCATAGGGGCCGGGGTGTTGCCGTCGGACGAGGTGATGCGGGCCAAGCTCGAAGCGCAGGATTTCCTGACGACAGTGGTCGAGCAGGACAATAACCGCACGGGCGCGCATGTCACCGGCGCGATGATCGCCTATCTCAAGCCCGGTGATACGCCGGCGATCTTGGCGCAGCTCGCCAGCCCGTCCATTCGCATCGTATCGCTGACGATCACCGAAGGCGGCTATTTCATCGATCCGGCGTCTGGCGTCTTCAATCCCGCCCATCCGGCCATCGTCGAGGACGGGCGCAATCCGACTTCGCCGAAGACGGTCTTCGGTCTCATCTTGGCGGGCCTTGCCGAGCGCAGAGCGAGGGGCATACCGCCCTTCACCGTCATGTCCTGCGACAACATTCCTGGCAATGGCGAGGTGACGCATGCGGCTGTTGCCGGCCTTGCGCGCCTCTCGGATCCCGCCTTCGCAGACTGGATCGATGCCAATGTCGCCTTTCCGAACGGCATGGTCGACCGCATCACGCCCGCCACGGGCGCCCGGGAAATCGATTTCGTCGCCTCGGAATACGGCATCGGCGATGCCTGGCCGGTCTTTTGCGAAGAATTCAAGCAATGGGTGCTGGAGGACCATTTCCCGCAAGGCCGCCCGGCCTTGGAAAAGGTCGGCGTCCAGTTCGTCCCCGACGTCGCTCCTTATGAGCACATGAAGATCCGCATCCTCAACGGCGGCCACGCCGCAATCGCCTATCCAGCGGCATTGCTCGATATCCATTTCGTCCACGAGGCCATGGAGGAGCCGTTGATCCGCGGCTTCCTGGCGAAACTCGAGCACGACGAAATCATCCCGGTCATCCCGCCGGTCCCGGATACGGATCTCAACGATTACTACAGGCTCATCGAGACGCGCTTCGCCAACCCCAAGATCGGCGACACGATTCCGCGGCTGGCTCAGGATGGTTCGAACCGCCAGCCGAAATTCATCCTGCCGTCGACCGCCGACCGCCTGCGCCGCGGCGAAGATGTGATCGGGCTGTCGCTGGTCTCTGCCCTCTGGTGCCGCTATTTCGCCGGCAAATCGGACAGCGGCAAGGATATTGTCTTCAACGATGCAAGCGCCGACCGGCTGCACGCCGCCGCCCTGGCAGCCAAGGAAGACCCGATGGCGTTCCTCGCTCTTTCCGATATTTTCGGTGACGTCGCCCGGTCCGACCTTTTCCGGCGCCGTTTCGCACACGCATTGAAAACCCTCTGGGAACAGGGCACGCGCGCAACGCTCCAGCTCTATCTGGACGACAAACTCGAGGGATAA
- a CDS encoding heme ABC transporter ATP-binding protein, translating to MIKVSDISVRLAGRQVIHGVSFDAAPGKMTAIVGPNGSGKTTTLKAVSGELSLVSGKVTINGHDLAALGPWELALKRGVLPQSTVISFPFTVREIVRLGLSAGGTGSHSANDRIADDALEAVDLAGFAGRFYQELSGGEQQRVQLARVLCQISAPVSDGEPRYLLLDEPVSSLDIRHQLTIMQLARQFCERGGGVIAVMHDLNLTAMFADQMVMMRAGRVRASGPPRKVLTDETMEAVFGCRMQVNATPTRDIPFVLPQSVAI from the coding sequence ATGATCAAGGTTTCCGATATCTCCGTCCGTCTTGCCGGCAGGCAGGTGATCCATGGCGTCTCGTTCGATGCCGCTCCGGGCAAGATGACCGCGATCGTCGGCCCGAACGGATCGGGCAAGACGACCACCCTGAAGGCGGTTTCCGGCGAACTCTCGCTTGTATCCGGGAAGGTCACCATCAACGGCCATGATCTCGCCGCCCTCGGGCCGTGGGAGCTTGCGCTGAAACGCGGCGTGCTGCCGCAATCGACCGTCATTTCCTTCCCCTTCACGGTGCGGGAAATCGTCCGCCTCGGCCTTTCTGCCGGCGGCACGGGCAGTCACTCCGCCAACGACCGCATTGCCGACGATGCGCTCGAGGCCGTCGATCTGGCGGGCTTTGCCGGGCGCTTCTATCAGGAGCTCTCGGGCGGCGAGCAACAGCGCGTCCAGCTTGCGCGCGTGCTCTGCCAGATCTCGGCACCGGTCAGCGATGGCGAACCCCGCTATCTCCTGCTCGACGAGCCCGTATCGAGCCTCGACATCCGCCACCAGCTGACGATCATGCAGCTTGCGCGCCAATTCTGCGAACGCGGGGGCGGCGTCATCGCCGTCATGCACGATCTCAATCTGACCGCGATGTTCGCGGACCAGATGGTCATGATGAGGGCCGGACGCGTCCGCGCGAGCGGACCGCCTAGGAAGGTCCTGACCGACGAAACCATGGAAGCCGTGTTCGGCTGCCGGATGCAGGTCAATGCCACTCCGACGCGAGACATCCCTTTCGTATTGCCGCAATCGGTGGCAATCTGA
- a CDS encoding RNA polymerase sigma factor encodes MPSENQEFKREMLAALPSLRAFAMSLIGRHDRADDLVQDTIMKAWAKQDHFEIGTNMKAWLFTILRNELYSQMRKRGREIQDSDGHFTETLAHHPEQYGSLDLQDFRRALEQLPPDQREAIILVGASGFSYEEAAKICGCALGTIKSRVNRARQRLQEILQVQGENDYGPDETSAPITSRAFVS; translated from the coding sequence ATGCCATCCGAAAACCAAGAATTCAAGCGCGAGATGCTCGCCGCACTCCCTAGTCTGCGCGCCTTTGCCATGTCGCTGATCGGTCGCCACGACCGCGCGGATGATCTCGTTCAGGACACGATCATGAAGGCCTGGGCGAAGCAGGATCATTTCGAGATCGGCACGAACATGAAGGCATGGCTCTTCACGATCCTGCGCAACGAGCTCTACAGCCAGATGCGCAAGCGTGGTCGCGAGATTCAGGACAGCGATGGCCATTTCACGGAAACGCTCGCCCACCATCCCGAGCAATACGGTTCGCTCGATCTCCAGGATTTCCGGCGGGCCCTGGAGCAGTTGCCGCCGGACCAGCGCGAAGCGATCATCCTGGTTGGTGCATCCGGCTTTTCCTACGAAGAAGCCGCCAAGATCTGCGGCTGCGCGCTCGGCACCATCAAAAGCCGCGTCAACCGCGCGCGCCAACGCCTGCAGGAAATTCTCCAGGTGCAAGGCGAGAACGACTACGGCCCTGACGAGACCTCGGCGCCCATTACCTCGCGCGCATTCGTTTCGTGA
- a CDS encoding HAD family hydrolase, with product MAGSDSRLVIFDCDGVLVDSEPISLAVLVEALDAAGVSMTTAEASERFLGRSLKSMSAILHDEHGLATDDAFLEGMRTRLYARFREELKPVHGIRRAVEQLDGACCVASSSQPERIRLSLTVTGLIDLFEPHIFSASMVALGKPAPDLFLYASEQMGYASADCVVVEDSPAGIEAAKAAGMRVFAFAGASHARNDRHRQALAQLHPDVLFDDMGELIQFVRQ from the coding sequence ATGGCGGGCAGCGACTCCAGGCTGGTGATCTTCGACTGCGACGGCGTCCTGGTCGACAGCGAACCGATCTCGCTTGCCGTTCTTGTCGAGGCGCTGGATGCCGCAGGAGTATCGATGACGACGGCCGAGGCGAGCGAACGCTTCCTCGGCCGCAGCCTTAAAAGCATGTCCGCCATACTTCATGACGAACACGGTCTTGCGACCGACGACGCCTTTCTCGAAGGCATGCGCACGCGCCTTTATGCGCGCTTCCGCGAGGAACTGAAGCCCGTTCACGGCATTCGCCGGGCGGTCGAACAACTCGACGGAGCCTGCTGCGTCGCGTCGTCGAGCCAGCCCGAGCGCATTCGTCTTTCCCTGACGGTGACCGGATTGATCGATCTCTTCGAGCCGCACATCTTCAGTGCCAGCATGGTCGCGCTCGGCAAGCCGGCGCCCGATCTCTTCCTCTATGCGAGCGAGCAAATGGGCTACGCGTCCGCCGATTGCGTCGTCGTGGAAGACAGTCCGGCCGGCATCGAGGCAGCAAAAGCGGCCGGCATGCGCGTCTTCGCCTTCGCCGGCGCCAGCCATGCGCGCAACGACCGGCACAGGCAAGCGCTGGCGCAACTTCACCCCGATGTCCTGTTTGACGATATGGGCGAATTGATACAGTTTGTCCGGCAATAA